Proteins encoded together in one Desulfobaccales bacterium window:
- a CDS encoding TIM barrel protein, which yields MGLCLDTAHAWGAGYDLANPHGVARLLADIAAGPGLKALKIMHLNDSRAPCNAHRDRHWHLGRGAIGLTGLRHFLAHPWLKPEAAIMETPKQHQGHEWVNLLVARSLVPGMLLLEAG from the coding sequence TTGGGCCTGTGCCTGGACACGGCCCACGCCTGGGGCGCAGGTTATGACCTGGCCAATCCCCACGGCGTCGCCCGGCTGCTGGCGGATATCGCGGCGGGGCCGGGACTTAAGGCGCTGAAGATCATGCATCTCAATGACTCCCGAGCCCCCTGCAATGCCCATAGGGACCGCCACTGGCACCTGGGCCGGGGGGCCATCGGGCTCACGGGGCTGCGTCACTTTCTGGCCCACCCCTGGCTCAAACCCGAGGCCGCCATCATGGAGACGCCCAAGCAGCACCAGGGCCACGAATGGGTCAACCTTCTGGTGGCCCGGAGTTTGGTTCCCGGGATGCTGCTGCTTGAAGCTGGCTAA
- the selA gene encoding L-seryl-tRNA(Sec) selenium transferase encodes MDPKCAALLRQLPQVDDLLRHPELAAAVAALPRALAAAVVRRVLADQRHLISSTPPDALPADLNGTRLLQELKASLAAAATPALRRVINATGVIIHTNLGRSPLGEACLEQLLEVACRYNTLEYDLARGARGSRQDHLEGLLQELTGAEGVLVVNNCAAAVLLALNTLATGKEVIISRGQLVEIGGSFRMPEIMAASGAILREVGTTNKTHLRDFENAITSETAMLLKVHPSNFRIMGFTHEVPLAEMVTLGRRYDLLVVEDLGSGCLVDLSKYGLEKEPTVQETLKTGADLVLFSGDKLLGGPQAGLALGNREVVETLRTNPLTRALRPDKMTLAALEATLRLYLEEPQAVAGIPTLRMLTRPVAELHHQAQSLTRKMKRRFGESLQVRVVESVGRAGGGTLPHTPLPSRALALAVASLSAQDLELRLRRASTPVIARVEHGLVLLDLRTLLPGDQETILAVLKEVLSEYT; translated from the coding sequence ATGGACCCGAAATGCGCCGCTCTTTTACGCCAACTGCCCCAGGTGGACGACCTGCTGCGCCACCCTGAACTGGCCGCCGCGGTGGCCGCCCTGCCCCGGGCCCTGGCCGCCGCGGTGGTCCGCCGGGTCCTGGCGGACCAGCGGCACCTGATTAGTAGCACTCCCCCGGACGCCTTGCCGGCGGACCTCAATGGCACCCGCCTGCTCCAAGAACTTAAAGCCTCCCTGGCCGCCGCGGCCACACCCGCCCTGCGCCGGGTGATCAACGCCACCGGGGTGATTATCCATACCAACCTGGGCCGCTCGCCCCTGGGGGAGGCCTGTCTGGAGCAGTTGCTGGAAGTGGCCTGCCGCTACAACACCTTGGAATACGACCTGGCCCGGGGCGCCCGGGGGTCCCGCCAGGATCACCTGGAAGGCCTCCTCCAGGAACTGACCGGCGCCGAGGGCGTCCTGGTGGTCAACAATTGTGCCGCCGCGGTGCTCCTGGCCCTCAACACCCTGGCCACGGGCAAAGAGGTGATCATCTCCCGGGGCCAACTGGTGGAGATCGGCGGCTCCTTCCGCATGCCCGAGATCATGGCTGCCAGCGGCGCCATCCTTCGGGAGGTTGGCACCACCAATAAAACGCACCTCAGGGATTTCGAGAACGCCATTACCTCGGAAACCGCCATGCTCCTCAAAGTCCATCCCAGCAACTTCCGCATCATGGGCTTCACCCACGAAGTGCCCTTGGCCGAGATGGTGACCTTGGGCCGCCGCTATGACTTGCTGGTGGTTGAAGACCTGGGCAGCGGCTGTTTGGTGGATTTGAGCAAATACGGATTGGAGAAGGAACCCACGGTGCAGGAGACCCTAAAAACCGGGGCCGACCTGGTGCTGTTTTCCGGCGACAAGCTCTTGGGCGGCCCCCAGGCCGGCCTGGCTTTGGGCAACCGGGAAGTGGTGGAAACCTTGCGAACCAACCCCCTGACCCGGGCCCTGCGTCCCGACAAAATGACCCTGGCCGCGCTGGAAGCCACGCTGCGCCTCTACTTGGAGGAGCCCCAGGCCGTGGCGGGCATTCCCACATTGCGCATGTTGACCCGGCCGGTCGCGGAACTCCACCACCAGGCCCAGTCCTTGACCAGGAAGATGAAACGCCGTTTCGGGGAAAGCCTCCAGGTGCGCGTGGTCGAGAGCGTTGGGCGGGCCGGGGGCGGGACTCTGCCCCATACTCCCCTCCCCAGCCGAGCCTTGGCCCTTGCCGTTGCCTCCCTGTCCGCTCAAGACCTGGAACTCCGCCTGCGCCGGGCCAGCACGCCGGTCATCGCCCGGGTGGAACACGGGCTGGTGCTGCTGGACCTGCGCACCTTGCTGCCGGGGGATCAGGAGACCATCTTGGCCGTCCTTAAAGAGGTGCTGTCTGAATATACGTAA
- the lptG gene encoding LPS export ABC transporter permease LptG has protein sequence MNSPVLFRSPILENYVAREFLKLTALSLLTFVSLFIIVDFFEKIDRLVRAQLGASELLAYFVLKLPFAIGQVLPAAVLLGVMLTFGLMSRSHETMAIRTSGVNILALVRPTLIYSGAVALLLLALNLYLIPWSQSQLNLFWQTQVDKKPPRNLITMEHFWYKGDQAIYNIVMFRKDTETMEGVKIYLFDRQFHLVQVVAAARARWQGDHWRFYQGYVQNFDATGTVTGEKFQERDLALTEQPKDFAELEKKVTEMDVYELYRYVNRLERDGYKSTPYLVDLYSRFSLSVTPLILVILGLGLALRHEQTHITSMVAGGLGLMFGYWLFFGFCASFGQAGTLPPLLAVITPHLAFGALDFILLRQVTR, from the coding sequence ATGAATTCTCCCGTGTTGTTCCGCTCTCCCATCCTGGAAAATTATGTGGCCCGGGAATTCCTCAAGCTCACGGCTTTGAGCTTGTTGACCTTCGTGTCACTGTTCATCATCGTAGACTTCTTCGAAAAGATCGACCGTCTGGTCCGGGCCCAATTAGGAGCGAGTGAACTCCTGGCCTACTTCGTGCTCAAGCTGCCTTTTGCCATCGGCCAGGTGCTCCCCGCCGCGGTATTGCTGGGCGTCATGCTTACCTTCGGTCTCATGTCCCGGTCCCACGAAACCATGGCAATCAGGACCTCGGGCGTGAACATCCTCGCTTTGGTCAGGCCGACCCTGATCTACTCCGGCGCCGTGGCGCTCCTTCTGCTGGCCTTGAATCTCTATCTGATACCTTGGAGTCAGAGCCAACTCAACCTCTTTTGGCAGACCCAAGTGGACAAGAAGCCGCCCCGCAACCTGATCACCATGGAACACTTCTGGTACAAGGGCGATCAGGCCATTTATAACATTGTCATGTTCCGGAAAGATACCGAGACCATGGAAGGGGTAAAAATTTATCTCTTCGACCGCCAATTTCACCTGGTGCAGGTCGTGGCGGCGGCCCGGGCCAGATGGCAGGGCGACCATTGGCGGTTCTACCAGGGTTATGTTCAAAATTTTGACGCCACCGGCACGGTCACCGGAGAGAAGTTTCAGGAACGGGACCTGGCGCTTACGGAACAGCCCAAGGACTTTGCCGAACTCGAAAAGAAAGTCACCGAAATGGATGTGTATGAGCTCTATCGTTATGTAAATCGCCTGGAGAGGGATGGCTATAAATCAACTCCTTACCTGGTAGACTTGTACAGCCGGTTTTCCCTGTCGGTGACGCCGCTGATCCTGGTAATTTTGGGTCTGGGGCTGGCCTTACGCCATGAGCAGACGCACATTACCTCCATGGTGGCCGGGGGTCTGGGGCTTATGTTCGGATACTGGCTATTTTTCGGCTTCTGCGCCTCATTCGGCCAGGCGGGCACCCTGCCCCCTCTATTGGCCGTCATCACTCCCCACCTTGCTTTCGGGGCCCTGGACTTCATCTTGTTGCGCCAGGTAACCAGATAG
- a CDS encoding flavodoxin family protein, whose amino-acid sequence MKVLAISGSPRPQGNTRLLLQEALKVLEGHGIGVEYLSLHDKQISPCRACMKCAKDKNRCAQEDGFMPIYEAMAAADGLIVGSPVYFGSATPNLMALLDRAGFVARMGDNPFARKVGSPIVVARRAGVNFTYAQLQLWFCITGMFTPGSSYWPIAYGLNPGDAAADAEGLKTITDLADNMAWLLKKLA is encoded by the coding sequence ATGAAAGTGCTGGCCATATCCGGTTCGCCGCGCCCTCAGGGGAATACTCGGCTATTGCTCCAAGAGGCGCTGAAGGTGTTGGAAGGGCATGGCATCGGAGTCGAATATCTGTCGTTGCATGACAAGCAGATCTCGCCGTGCCGGGCCTGTATGAAATGCGCCAAAGACAAAAACCGTTGCGCCCAGGAAGACGGGTTTATGCCCATCTATGAGGCCATGGCCGCGGCAGACGGGCTCATTGTGGGCTCCCCGGTCTATTTCGGCTCGGCCACCCCCAACCTCATGGCCCTCTTGGACCGCGCCGGCTTTGTAGCTCGCATGGGAGACAACCCCTTTGCCCGGAAAGTTGGGAGCCCCATTGTGGTGGCCAGACGGGCCGGGGTCAACTTCACCTATGCCCAGTTGCAGCTTTGGTTCTGCATCACGGGCATGTTTACGCCGGGGTCTAGCTACTGGCCTATTGCCTATGGCCTCAACCCCGGGGACGCGGCCGCAGACGCGGAGGGTCTCAAGACCATCACCGACCTGGCGGACAATATGGCCTGGCTGCTGAAGAAATTGGCCTAG
- a CDS encoding alcohol dehydrogenase, with amino-acid sequence MAKMRAVQVPHPNGPLELVERDLPEPSPGSVRIKVQACGICHSDAMTKEGTFPGISYPRVPGHEVAGIIDAVGPGVLGWEAGQRVGVGWHGGHCGYCDSCRRGDFWACLNTPLVPGVSYDGGYADYMVAPAGALALIPSELTPVEAGPLMCAGITTFNALRHSGARPGDVVAVLGIGGLGHLGVQFAAKMGFKTIAIARGQDKEPLARQLGAWRYIDSQSQDVAAELGKLGGAKVILATVTSSKAMAATVGGLGVNGKLLILGASSDPLEVSPLALLMRRQSIAGWFSGTSIDSQDTMAFSVLTGVRSMSEVYPLERAAEAYERMMSGKARFRVVLTTEPQTP; translated from the coding sequence ATGGCGAAAATGCGTGCTGTCCAGGTCCCACACCCCAACGGCCCCCTTGAACTCGTTGAACGGGACCTGCCCGAGCCCTCACCCGGGTCGGTGCGGATCAAGGTCCAGGCCTGCGGCATCTGCCACTCCGACGCGATGACCAAAGAGGGGACCTTTCCGGGGATCAGCTATCCCCGGGTCCCAGGCCATGAAGTCGCGGGTATCATCGATGCCGTGGGTCCCGGCGTCCTCGGCTGGGAAGCCGGGCAGCGAGTCGGGGTCGGCTGGCATGGCGGGCACTGCGGCTACTGCGATTCTTGCCGCCGGGGTGACTTCTGGGCCTGCCTAAATACCCCCCTGGTCCCCGGCGTCTCCTACGATGGCGGTTATGCCGACTACATGGTTGCCCCCGCGGGAGCCCTCGCCCTGATCCCCTCTGAGCTAACACCTGTGGAGGCCGGACCTCTCATGTGCGCCGGTATCACCACATTCAATGCCCTGCGCCACAGCGGCGCCCGGCCCGGCGATGTCGTGGCGGTCCTGGGGATTGGCGGGCTCGGCCACCTCGGCGTGCAATTCGCCGCCAAAATGGGTTTCAAGACCATTGCCATCGCCCGCGGCCAGGACAAGGAGCCTTTGGCCAGGCAACTTGGCGCCTGGCGGTATATTGATAGCCAGTCCCAGGATGTCGCGGCGGAATTGGGCAAATTGGGCGGAGCCAAAGTTATTCTGGCCACCGTCACTAGCAGCAAGGCCATGGCTGCCACCGTTGGCGGTTTAGGCGTCAACGGCAAGCTGCTGATCCTTGGTGCGTCCAGCGACCCGCTTGAGGTGTCTCCCCTGGCGCTTCTCATGCGGCGCCAGAGCATCGCGGGGTGGTTCTCCGGGACGTCCATCGATTCTCAGGACACCATGGCTTTCAGCGTGTTAACGGGAGTCCGCTCCATGAGTGAGGTGTACCCGTTAGAGCGCGCCGCCGAGGCTTATGAGCGCATGATGAGCGGCAAGGCCAGGTTTCGCGTGGTCCTGACCACCGAACCTCAGACCCCTTAA
- a CDS encoding HU family DNA-binding protein: MTKAELIAQVAAEAQVRKVDAEKAINSLIRIVSEALKAQGRLALAGFGTFMVTERKAREGRNPQTGSPIKIPATKVVKFKPGKQLKDSVK; this comes from the coding sequence ATGACCAAGGCAGAATTGATCGCACAAGTGGCTGCAGAGGCTCAGGTAAGGAAGGTGGATGCGGAAAAAGCCATCAACAGCCTGATCAGGATTGTTTCAGAGGCTCTTAAAGCCCAGGGCCGCTTGGCTTTGGCAGGTTTCGGCACGTTCATGGTAACGGAGCGCAAGGCCCGGGAAGGCCGGAATCCTCAGACTGGTAGCCCCATCAAGATTCCTGCCACCAAAGTGGTAAAATTTAAGCCGGGAAAACAACTCAAAGATTCAGTGAAGTAG
- a CDS encoding zinc ribbon domain-containing protein → MPTYEYVCAKCGEQFMRIMSLKEFEAGKITCPKCNSGEVKQQMSSFTCQTSRKS, encoded by the coding sequence ATGCCCACGTATGAATACGTCTGCGCTAAGTGCGGGGAACAGTTTATGCGCATCATGAGCCTCAAGGAATTCGAGGCCGGCAAGATCACCTGCCCCAAATGCAACTCCGGCGAAGTGAAGCAGCAGATGAGCTCGTTTACTTGCCAGACTTCCCGGAAAAGTTAA
- a CDS encoding TIM barrel protein, with protein MRLGFHLSIAGSMRRAVSQAQVLGCQALQIFIQNPRGWKWRVVAPQEIIDFTRARRLAGLGPLVVHLGYLPNLATRDPALYALSTERLVRELALARDLAADYLVVHPGHGPLGETSFHRVAQALAQAVSQVPPPPLVLLENTAGQGPGTGLALSAPGPDHHHKRRAIGPVPGHGPRLGRRL; from the coding sequence ATGCGCTTAGGCTTCCATCTTTCCATCGCCGGATCTATGCGGCGGGCAGTTTCCCAGGCCCAAGTCCTGGGCTGCCAGGCCCTCCAGATCTTTATCCAGAACCCCCGGGGGTGGAAATGGCGCGTGGTGGCTCCTCAGGAGATTATAGATTTTACGCGGGCCCGGCGGCTGGCCGGGTTGGGGCCGCTGGTAGTGCATCTCGGCTACCTGCCCAACCTGGCAACGCGCGACCCGGCGCTCTATGCCCTATCCACCGAGCGTCTTGTCCGGGAATTGGCCCTGGCCCGGGATTTGGCGGCCGATTATCTGGTGGTGCATCCCGGCCACGGCCCTTTGGGCGAGACCAGCTTCCACCGGGTGGCCCAAGCCCTGGCCCAGGCGGTGTCTCAGGTGCCGCCGCCGCCTCTGGTGCTCCTGGAAAATACTGCCGGTCAGGGCCCAGGAACTGGGCTGGCGCTTTCAGCACCTGGACCGGATCATCACCATAAGCGGCGTGCCATTGGGCCTGTGCCTGGACACGGCCCACGCCTGGGGCGCAGGTTATGA
- a CDS encoding pentapeptide repeat-containing protein, with the protein MFLLWPFLSVQTQIISYAANAGTDRLTQQEKWVLSQVEHGEEADLRKRFGDPQQCRLSAGFLKKLVTGGFKNSSISWHGVQIANASIDGPITVEYAEIEQQICLSHCVFKDPVSFQKSHFKKDLSFRGSHFLGSANFKATKFDGDVICEQTIFERESVWRDAKINEHFHGEGAQFRDEKGPADFYAMSVGANAYFISAKFHGPANFGLAQIGRELYANNTEFFHDRETAYFNSLKVNLNAIFKGAKFHGPVNFVVAQIGFQFSGNGLEFLNPQEPADFRGMKVGNTLFLREAKFHGPVLFEFAEIGGNFRATKAEFHNEGQKVSFHKMKVALQTFFDEARIHCNVDMSYGNFYDLEINGRSIDGKEGSEKNIYIPKLNLKGTLVQRDLKICNAKIDDLDASHMEVKGPASFRGVDLTTLADFRDSVFQTIDFERVTWPEIDKKKNFRQVYLGNLTYTGISIDKPNNIDYQPKDFEAIKSFVEASPFNSQSYMQMETFFKNIGRDSWAKEVFIRMHDRELAEKMSWWDPRRWLEWFFWGQIAGYGRAPFRVFFVSLALIILGAFTFDPEYLTPSKMPAKARSIEAMMLRLFLSLDRFLPIELGLAAHWDSKGRRFIVWFYFYLQQILGWILIPIALASIYSQLK; encoded by the coding sequence TTGTTCCTGCTCTGGCCCTTTTTGTCGGTCCAGACTCAGATTATTAGTTATGCGGCTAACGCCGGAACGGATCGTCTTACGCAGCAAGAAAAGTGGGTTCTGAGCCAGGTTGAGCACGGGGAAGAGGCCGACCTCAGAAAGCGGTTTGGTGACCCGCAGCAATGCCGGCTCAGTGCCGGCTTCCTCAAGAAATTGGTCACCGGCGGGTTTAAAAATTCATCGATTTCCTGGCATGGGGTGCAGATTGCCAATGCCAGCATAGATGGCCCCATAACGGTGGAATATGCTGAAATAGAACAGCAAATTTGTCTGTCACACTGCGTTTTTAAGGACCCGGTAAGCTTCCAGAAAAGTCATTTCAAAAAAGACCTCTCTTTTAGAGGCTCGCATTTTTTAGGGAGCGCCAATTTTAAAGCGACGAAATTTGACGGCGATGTTATTTGCGAACAAACCATATTTGAGCGGGAGAGCGTGTGGCGCGACGCCAAAATTAATGAACATTTCCATGGCGAAGGGGCACAGTTTCGGGATGAAAAAGGCCCTGCCGATTTTTATGCCATGTCCGTGGGCGCCAACGCCTATTTTATCTCGGCGAAGTTCCATGGGCCGGCAAATTTTGGACTGGCCCAGATTGGCAGAGAACTTTATGCCAATAACACGGAGTTTTTTCATGACCGGGAAACAGCTTACTTTAACAGCTTAAAAGTGAATCTGAATGCCATCTTTAAAGGAGCTAAATTTCATGGACCGGTAAATTTTGTGGTAGCGCAGATTGGCTTTCAATTTAGCGGCAATGGCCTGGAGTTTCTTAACCCGCAGGAACCGGCGGATTTCAGAGGCATGAAAGTGGGGAATACCCTGTTTTTGCGGGAAGCCAAATTTCATGGGCCGGTGCTTTTTGAGTTCGCAGAAATTGGCGGAAACTTCCGGGCTACCAAGGCTGAATTTCACAATGAAGGGCAGAAAGTAAGTTTTCATAAAATGAAGGTTGCACTTCAAACCTTTTTCGACGAGGCCAGAATCCATTGCAATGTCGATATGTCTTATGGAAATTTCTATGACTTGGAAATTAATGGCAGGTCAATAGATGGCAAAGAAGGCTCGGAAAAAAATATTTATATTCCCAAACTAAACCTAAAAGGCACGCTGGTACAGCGTGATCTCAAAATCTGCAATGCCAAAATCGATGATCTGGACGCCAGCCACATGGAGGTAAAGGGCCCGGCAAGTTTCCGTGGTGTCGACCTAACCACACTGGCTGACTTTCGTGATAGCGTTTTCCAGACTATAGATTTCGAGAGGGTCACGTGGCCCGAAATTGATAAGAAAAAGAATTTCCGGCAAGTATATTTAGGTAATCTCACTTATACCGGCATCAGCATTGATAAGCCCAATAATATTGATTATCAACCAAAGGATTTCGAAGCTATTAAAAGCTTTGTGGAAGCCAGCCCCTTCAATAGTCAAAGCTATATGCAAATGGAGACTTTCTTTAAAAATATCGGTCGAGACTCCTGGGCGAAGGAAGTTTTTATCCGGATGCATGATCGGGAACTGGCGGAGAAGATGTCATGGTGGGATCCTCGCCGGTGGCTGGAATGGTTTTTTTGGGGCCAGATAGCGGGCTATGGACGGGCGCCGTTCCGAGTTTTTTTCGTCAGTCTGGCTTTGATCATTCTGGGCGCGTTCACCTTCGACCCCGAATATCTGACGCCAAGCAAGATGCCTGCAAAGGCCAGATCCATTGAAGCCATGATGCTAAGATTATTCCTGAGCCTGGACCGATTTTTACCGATCGAACTGGGACTGGCAGCCCATTGGGACTCCAAGGGCCGCCGTTTTATTGTCTGGTTTTATTTTTATCTGCAACAAATTCTGGGTTGGATTCTGATTCCCATCGCTCTGGCCAGCATTTATTCGCAACTAAAATAG
- a CDS encoding TetR/AcrR family transcriptional regulator produces MRPKEKTRELIARAALRLFVDKGIDGTTIRDIAGAAGIAEGTLYRHYSGKDALAWDLFSQNYTAFALELERLQASQPTMRAKVDAMVRQFCTFFDQDPVLFTYLLLAQHGHLQKVTSEMPNPVEVLRGVLAAGMAGGEIPMGDSNVAAAMVLGIVLQIAVFKIYQRLTQSLTSLADVMLAACWRVLSG; encoded by the coding sequence ATGCGACCCAAAGAAAAGACCAGAGAACTGATCGCCCGCGCCGCCCTGCGCCTCTTTGTGGACAAGGGCATTGACGGCACCACCATCCGGGATATCGCCGGCGCCGCCGGGATTGCCGAGGGCACCCTTTACCGGCACTATTCCGGCAAAGACGCCCTGGCCTGGGACCTGTTCAGTCAAAACTATACCGCCTTTGCCCTGGAACTTGAACGCCTTCAGGCAAGTCAGCCCACCATGCGGGCCAAGGTGGACGCCATGGTCCGGCAATTTTGCACCTTTTTCGACCAGGACCCCGTCCTGTTCACCTACCTCCTTTTGGCGCAGCACGGGCACTTGCAGAAGGTGACCTCCGAGATGCCCAACCCGGTGGAGGTGTTGCGGGGAGTCCTGGCCGCCGGGATGGCCGGAGGGGAGATTCCCATGGGGGACTCCAATGTGGCTGCGGCCATGGTCCTGGGGATCGTTTTGCAGATCGCAGTCTTTAAAATTTACCAGCGCCTCACCCAGAGCCTTACCAGTCTGGCGGATGTCATGCTGGCGGCCTGCTGGCGGGTTTTGTCCGGGTAA
- a CDS encoding GTP-binding protein, with amino-acid sequence MAKKKFERKKPHVNVGTIGHIDHGKTTLTAAITKHLAKKGWA; translated from the coding sequence ATGGCCAAGAAGAAGTTTGAGCGCAAGAAGCCGCACGTGAATGTGGGAACGATTGGTCATATCGATCATGGCAAGACGACCTTGACCGCGGCCATCACCAAGCATTTGGCCAAGAAGGGATGGGCGT